A DNA window from Chryseobacterium sp. MEBOG06 contains the following coding sequences:
- the atpA gene encoding F0F1 ATP synthase subunit alpha: MAEINPAEVSAILKQQLANFDTQSNVEEVGTVLTIGDGIARVYGLENVQYGELVKFSSDVEGIVLNLEEDNVGVALLGESKLVKEGDTVRRTNRISSIKVGEGMLGRVVDTLGNPIDGKGPISGELYEMPLERKAPGVIFRQPVTEPLQSGIVAIDSMIPVGRGQRELIIGDRQTGKTTVAIDTIINQKEFFEAGKPVYCIYVAIGQKASTVAQIVKTLSDKGALAYTVIVAANASDPVPMQVYSAMAGAAIGEFFRDTGRPALIVYDDLSKQAVAYRELSLLLRRPPGREAYPGDVFYLHSRLLERAAKVIADDNIARQMNDLPESLKPIVKGGGSLTALPIIETQAGDVSAYIPTNVISITDGQIFLESDLFNSGVRPAINVGISVSRVGGNAQIKSMKKVSGTLKLDQAQYKELEAFAKFGSDLDASTLAVISKGERNVELLKQPVNSPLPVDSQVAMIYAGTENLLRNVPLNKIKEFQHEYIEFLRSKHPDTMAAIKSGKIDNDITGVLKQAANDLASKYN; encoded by the coding sequence ATGGCAGAAATAAATCCGGCAGAAGTATCTGCGATCTTAAAACAGCAATTGGCCAACTTCGATACTCAATCAAACGTTGAGGAAGTAGGTACAGTTTTAACCATCGGTGATGGTATTGCTCGTGTATACGGGTTAGAAAACGTACAATACGGAGAGTTGGTGAAATTTTCTAGTGATGTAGAAGGTATTGTACTTAACCTTGAAGAAGACAACGTAGGTGTTGCTTTACTAGGTGAAAGTAAATTAGTAAAAGAAGGGGATACAGTAAGAAGAACAAACAGAATCTCTTCTATCAAAGTAGGAGAAGGTATGTTAGGAAGAGTAGTAGATACTCTTGGTAACCCTATTGATGGTAAAGGTCCTATTTCAGGGGAATTATATGAAATGCCGTTAGAAAGAAAAGCTCCCGGAGTTATCTTCAGACAACCGGTAACTGAGCCTTTACAGTCAGGTATCGTTGCGATTGACTCTATGATCCCTGTAGGAAGAGGACAGAGAGAGCTTATCATTGGTGACAGACAGACAGGTAAAACTACTGTTGCTATCGATACGATCATCAACCAAAAAGAATTCTTTGAAGCTGGGAAACCAGTATATTGTATATATGTTGCTATCGGGCAGAAAGCGTCTACTGTAGCACAAATCGTTAAAACTCTTTCTGATAAAGGAGCTTTAGCATATACTGTAATCGTTGCGGCTAACGCATCAGACCCAGTTCCTATGCAGGTATATTCTGCAATGGCAGGAGCTGCTATTGGAGAGTTCTTCAGAGACACAGGTAGACCAGCATTGATCGTTTATGATGATTTATCTAAACAAGCTGTTGCTTACCGTGAGCTTTCCCTACTATTAAGAAGACCACCGGGCCGTGAAGCTTACCCTGGAGACGTTTTCTACCTTCACTCAAGACTATTGGAAAGAGCTGCAAAAGTGATTGCTGATGATAATATTGCTCGTCAGATGAATGACTTACCAGAATCTCTTAAGCCAATCGTTAAAGGTGGTGGTTCATTAACTGCCCTTCCGATTATCGAAACTCAGGCAGGTGACGTCTCTGCATATATCCCTACAAACGTAATCTCTATTACAGACGGACAGATCTTCTTGGAGTCTGATCTATTCAACTCAGGGGTTCGTCCTGCGATTAACGTAGGTATCTCTGTATCAAGAGTAGGAGGGAATGCTCAGATCAAGTCAATGAAAAAAGTATCTGGTACACTTAAGTTAGACCAGGCTCAATATAAAGAATTAGAAGCGTTTGCTAAGTTCGGTTCAGATCTGGATGCTTCTACTTTAGCAGTAATCTCTAAAGGAGAAAGAAACGTGGAGCTTCTGAAGCAGCCAGTTAACTCTCCACTTCCGGTAGATAGCCAGGTTGCTATGATCTATGCTGGTACTGAGAACCTATTGAGAAACGTTCCATTGAACAAAATTAAAGAATTCCAACACGAATATATCGAGTTCCTAAGATCTAAGCACCCTGATACAATGGCTGCAATTAAATCTGGAAAAATCGATAACGATATTACAGGTGTTCTTAAGCAGGCAGCTAACGATTTAGCTTCTAAATACAACTAA
- the atpH gene encoding ATP synthase F1 subunit delta, translating to MLTSKVAKRYAQGLLEFTNESGETAAVFSEMKDVVKIMIESKDLNKFFLTPYIDAKKKIEVASEIFKGLSVSSQNLIKLVIKHGRENQLKNIAQEFIKKVEDINGVQRVTLTTATQLSKENIDQILRSTSLVNANSNYDLKVNINHDILGGYILRVGDQQVDASVKTKLNQVKKDFQLN from the coding sequence ATGCTTACATCTAAAGTAGCGAAAAGATACGCACAGGGTTTGCTTGAATTCACTAATGAATCAGGTGAGACAGCTGCTGTATTTTCTGAAATGAAAGATGTAGTGAAGATTATGATTGAATCCAAAGATTTGAACAAATTCTTCCTTACGCCTTACATTGATGCAAAAAAGAAAATAGAGGTAGCAAGTGAAATTTTCAAAGGTTTATCAGTATCTTCTCAGAATTTGATCAAGTTGGTAATCAAGCATGGACGTGAGAACCAATTGAAAAATATCGCTCAGGAATTCATCAAAAAAGTTGAAGATATCAATGGAGTGCAGAGAGTAACGCTTACTACAGCTACTCAGCTTTCAAAAGAAAATATCGATCAGATACTAAGATCTACCAGCCTGGTAAATGCTAATTCAAACTATGATTTGAAAGTAAATATCAACCACGATATCTTAGGTGGATACATCTTAAGAGTAGGTGATCAGCAGGTAGACGCGTCTGTGAAGACAAAACTAAACCAAGTTAAAAAAGATTTTCAATTAAATTAA
- a CDS encoding F0F1 ATP synthase subunit B produces MGIIEPGIGLLFWMTLTFVILLFLLAKFAWKPIVNAVNERETSIVDALNQAKLAKKEMEDLKADNERIIREAKIERDAILKEAREIKDRIVGEAKDAAKSEGDKLIEAAKQTINAEKNAAMADIKTQIGALSVNIAESILKQKLDNNEAQNELVQNYINKSNLN; encoded by the coding sequence ATGGGAATTATTGAACCTGGAATTGGACTTTTGTTTTGGATGACTCTTACATTTGTTATCCTATTGTTTCTTCTAGCTAAATTCGCTTGGAAACCAATTGTTAATGCTGTTAATGAAAGAGAAACATCTATTGTTGATGCATTGAACCAAGCTAAATTGGCGAAAAAAGAGATGGAAGATCTTAAAGCTGACAACGAAAGAATCATTCGTGAGGCTAAAATTGAAAGAGATGCTATCCTTAAAGAAGCTAGAGAAATTAAAGACAGAATCGTAGGTGAAGCTAAAGATGCTGCAAAATCAGAAGGAGACAAATTGATCGAAGCTGCTAAGCAAACTATCAACGCTGAGAAAAATGCTGCAATGGCAGACATCAAAACTCAGATCGGTGCTTTATCTGTAAACATTGCAGAATCTATCTTGAAACAAAAGTTAGATAACAACGAAGCTCAAAACGAATTAGTTCAAAATTATATCAACAAATCTAACCTTAACTAA
- a CDS encoding ATP synthase F0 subunit C: protein MDLSTGTGLVYVGIGLAVLGVGLGIGKIGGHAMDAIARQPEQAGKIQGAMLIAAGLIEGAGLIAIIFGAFIK from the coding sequence ATGGATTTATCAACTGGAACAGGATTAGTTTACGTAGGTATCGGTTTAGCAGTACTAGGTGTAGGTCTAGGTATCGGTAAAATCGGTGGACATGCAATGGATGCTATCGCTAGACAACCAGAACAAGCTGGTAAGATTCAAGGAGCAATGCTTATCGCTGCTGGTCTTATTGAAGGAGCTGGTCTTATCGCGATTATCTTTGGTGCTTTCATCAAGTAA
- the atpB gene encoding F0F1 ATP synthase subunit A, with protein sequence MNRKISSLFFAFLFVFISSLAAAQHETEGEKTAEKVEHREAKEGFNATKVIMEHIGDSNEWHLWTTKDDSGEEHHVSIPLPVIIKDNQGWHTFLSSSIAHGHEHDGYTLEEGQVVSTKGIEKATLFAIISGKQKSNEVFFDLSVTKNAASMFLSVIFMAVIFIGMARNYKKSQLPKGIGKLLEPVIVFIRDEVAIPNIGSVKYKRYMPYLLTAFFFIWINNLFGLIPFFPFGANLTGNIAITCVLAIITLIITLFSANKDYWKHIFMPPVPILLYPIMVPIEIIGIFTKPFALMMRLFANITAGHIMILAIISLIFIFKSPLLGFASVPLALFVSVLELLVAALQAYIFTVLSALFIGIAVAEHEHEHGHEEHAH encoded by the coding sequence ATGAACAGAAAAATTTCTTCGTTATTTTTCGCATTTTTGTTTGTGTTTATTAGCAGTTTAGCTGCTGCACAGCACGAAACTGAAGGGGAAAAAACAGCTGAAAAAGTAGAGCATAGAGAAGCAAAAGAAGGCTTCAATGCAACTAAAGTGATCATGGAACACATCGGTGATTCAAATGAATGGCATTTATGGACTACAAAAGATGACAGTGGTGAAGAGCATCACGTTTCTATCCCTTTGCCGGTTATTATTAAGGATAACCAAGGGTGGCATACTTTTCTTTCCAGCAGTATTGCTCACGGACATGAACATGATGGGTATACTTTGGAAGAAGGACAGGTAGTTTCTACTAAAGGGATTGAAAAAGCTACTTTATTTGCAATCATCAGTGGAAAACAAAAATCAAACGAAGTGTTTTTTGATCTTTCAGTAACGAAAAACGCAGCTTCAATGTTCTTGTCAGTAATTTTTATGGCGGTAATCTTCATAGGGATGGCAAGAAATTACAAAAAATCACAACTTCCAAAAGGAATTGGAAAATTATTGGAACCAGTGATTGTATTTATCAGAGACGAGGTGGCTATTCCAAACATCGGGTCTGTTAAATATAAAAGATATATGCCTTATTTATTAACTGCATTTTTCTTTATCTGGATTAATAACCTTTTTGGTTTGATTCCATTCTTTCCTTTCGGAGCGAACCTTACTGGTAATATCGCGATTACTTGTGTGCTGGCGATCATTACATTAATTATTACATTGTTCAGTGCTAATAAAGATTACTGGAAACACATCTTTATGCCGCCGGTTCCAATCTTATTGTACCCAATTATGGTTCCAATCGAGATTATCGGAATCTTTACAAAGCCTTTCGCTTTAATGATGCGACTTTTTGCTAACATCACTGCGGGACACATTATGATCTTGGCGATTATTTCATTGATCTTCATTTTCAAGTCTCCATTGTTAGGATTTGCATCTGTACCATTAGCATTATTCGTTTCTGTATTGGAATTACTAGTTGCTGCACTACAGGCTTATATCTTTACAGTATTATCTGCATTGTTTATCGGTATCGCAGTTGCGGAACATGAGCATGAGCACGGTCATGAAGAACACGCTCACTAA
- the ffh gene encoding signal recognition particle protein: MFNSLQDKLDKALHNISGRGKITEINVAETVKEIRRALVDADVNYKVAKDLTKRVQDKALGENVLTSLTPGQLMTKIVHDELVDLMGGSQEGINLSGKPSVILIAGLQGSGKTTFSGKLANYLQTKRNKKPLLVACDVYRPAAIDQLKVLGGQINVPVYTEEGSTNPSTIAENAINFAKANNHDVVIVDTAGRLAIDEQMMNEIKSVHYFIKPQETLFVVDSMTGQDAVNTAKAFNDALNFDGVVLTKLDGDTRGGAALTIRSVVEKPIKFISTGEKMEALDLFYPERMADRILGMGDVVSLVERAQEQFDEEEAKKLHKKIAKNEFGFDDFLKQINQIKKMGNMKDLMGMIPGVGKAIKDVEISDDAFKHIEAIIYSMTPDERRRPSIINTQRKNRIAKGAGRKIEDVNQLMKQFDQMGKMMKMMQGPQGKQMMQMMSKMPNMPGMGGMFGK; the protein is encoded by the coding sequence ATGTTTAATAGTTTACAGGATAAGTTAGACAAGGCATTACACAATATTTCCGGACGTGGAAAAATTACTGAAATCAATGTTGCAGAAACCGTAAAGGAAATCCGCAGAGCATTGGTAGATGCTGATGTTAACTATAAAGTAGCAAAAGATCTTACTAAGAGAGTTCAGGATAAAGCATTAGGAGAAAACGTTCTTACGTCCCTTACTCCAGGACAATTGATGACCAAAATCGTTCATGACGAGTTGGTAGATCTGATGGGAGGTTCTCAGGAAGGAATCAATCTTTCAGGAAAACCATCTGTAATCCTTATTGCAGGTCTTCAGGGTTCGGGTAAGACTACTTTCTCCGGAAAACTTGCTAATTATCTACAAACAAAAAGAAATAAAAAGCCTTTGTTGGTTGCCTGTGACGTATACCGTCCTGCAGCGATTGATCAGCTGAAAGTATTGGGAGGGCAGATTAATGTTCCTGTTTATACAGAAGAAGGGTCTACCAACCCATCTACTATTGCGGAGAATGCAATTAATTTTGCAAAAGCCAATAACCATGATGTTGTTATTGTGGATACTGCCGGCCGTTTGGCAATTGATGAGCAGATGATGAACGAGATTAAATCCGTACATTACTTCATTAAGCCGCAGGAAACACTTTTCGTGGTAGATTCCATGACAGGTCAGGATGCCGTGAATACAGCAAAAGCATTCAACGATGCATTGAATTTTGACGGAGTTGTTTTAACGAAATTAGATGGTGATACAAGAGGGGGTGCGGCATTAACAATCCGTTCTGTTGTTGAAAAACCAATCAAGTTTATCTCTACAGGAGAAAAAATGGAAGCTCTGGATCTTTTCTATCCGGAAAGGATGGCAGACAGAATCCTTGGAATGGGAGACGTTGTTTCCTTAGTAGAAAGAGCTCAGGAGCAGTTTGACGAGGAAGAAGCTAAGAAACTTCACAAGAAAATTGCTAAAAATGAATTTGGTTTTGACGACTTTTTAAAGCAGATCAACCAAATTAAGAAGATGGGTAACATGAAAGACTTGATGGGAATGATCCCGGGAGTTGGAAAGGCAATCAAGGACGTAGAGATCAGTGATGATGCATTTAAGCACATTGAGGCTATTATCTACTCTATGACGCCGGATGAAAGAAGAAGACCGTCTATCATCAACACGCAGAGAAAGAACAGAATTGCAAAAGGTGCAGGAAGAAAAATTGAAGATGTGAACCAGCTAATGAAGCAATTTGACCAGATGGGTAAAATGATGAAAATGATGCAGGGGCCTCAAGGAAAGCAGATGATGCAGATGATGAGCAAAATGCCTAACATGCCTGGAATGGGTGGAATGTTCGGTAAATAA
- a CDS encoding porin family protein — translation MRGIEGSLKSKSGFYIGALVEHKITAKFALQGEVEYANLGGKAEVGIPGTGFTLTEKMNLNRIVIPVSARYYATPELGIYAGPYVSFKTNNTVKFEVSGPNAGMVDPSGLKEGERYLERELNNGLKSTDFGLFLGADYNVYKGLFVDARYSFGLTNMIKNPVDGETLKMNFFQLGIGYKFK, via the coding sequence ATTAGGGGGATAGAAGGAAGTTTAAAATCAAAGTCAGGATTTTATATCGGAGCTTTAGTTGAGCATAAAATTACTGCTAAATTTGCTCTTCAGGGAGAGGTTGAATATGCCAATCTTGGAGGAAAAGCAGAAGTTGGGATACCAGGCACAGGTTTTACATTAACTGAAAAAATGAATCTTAACCGAATTGTAATTCCTGTATCTGCAAGATATTATGCGACTCCGGAATTGGGAATTTATGCAGGTCCTTATGTAAGCTTTAAAACAAATAATACAGTAAAATTTGAAGTAAGCGGTCCTAATGCCGGTATGGTAGATCCTTCAGGACTTAAAGAAGGGGAGCGTTATTTGGAAAGAGAGTTGAATAATGGTTTAAAATCAACTGATTTTGGTTTATTCTTAGGAGCAGATTATAATGTTTATAAGGGGTTATTCGTGGATGCACGTTATAGCTTTGGACTTACCAATATGATCAAGAATCCTGTAGATGGAGAGACGTTGAAAATGAATTTCTTCCAGCTTGGAATAGGGTATAAGTTTAAATAA
- a CDS encoding outer membrane beta-barrel protein, translating into MKKIVLACAVALFGFSNAQIVKGTTYLSGQVEYSHSENNQFTQKRKDDVVKILPTAGYFVNTNLAIGLGAGYKSTVTKYDLGNAAISNLLEIKDTENAFVVAPFIRKYWTLSHKLYIFGQLQIPLEFGQEKVDANSNIEMGDPELASFEGKNNYTHIGINIKPGVDYFLSKKWSIEATFGEFGYNTNKRDLDGAKRQNNYKFDVNLASVTFGVKYVFAK; encoded by the coding sequence ATGAAAAAAATAGTATTAGCATGTGCGGTTGCTCTTTTCGGCTTTTCAAATGCCCAGATTGTTAAGGGAACAACTTATCTTTCCGGACAGGTAGAATATAGCCACAGTGAGAATAACCAATTTACTCAAAAAAGAAAGGATGATGTGGTGAAAATTCTTCCTACGGCAGGTTATTTTGTCAATACAAACTTAGCGATAGGACTGGGAGCAGGCTATAAAAGTACTGTTACAAAGTATGACTTAGGGAATGCTGCCATCAGTAATCTGCTGGAAATAAAAGATACGGAGAATGCATTTGTTGTAGCTCCATTCATTAGAAAATACTGGACTTTATCGCACAAATTATATATATTTGGCCAACTGCAGATTCCATTGGAATTTGGACAAGAGAAAGTGGATGCAAACAGTAATATTGAGATGGGAGATCCAGAGCTTGCTTCTTTTGAAGGGAAAAATAATTACACCCATATTGGAATTAATATCAAGCCGGGTGTGGATTATTTTTTAAGTAAAAAATGGTCAATAGAAGCTACCTTTGGTGAGTTTGGATACAATACCAATAAAAGGGATCTGGATGGTGCGAAGAGGCAGAATAACTATAAATTTGATGTAAATCTGGCTTCTGTAACATTTGGAGTTAAATATGTATTTGCAAAATAA
- a CDS encoding outer membrane protein, which yields MKKILLAGAVALFGLSNAQIAKGTTYLSGSVGYSQEETNNGNLKTENFNVLPTVGYFVNTNLAIGLGIGYQTEKTTSTTTTSILNTTTVSEDITKKPAFVVAPFVRKYWTLSDKLFIFGQLAVPMEFGKTKIENSSVSTSGTTTVSNSTSTEAKYTQIGVTVKPGLDYFLNKNWSIEATIGEFGYNNYKPKDGDATNNYNFGLNLSSVTFGVKYVFAK from the coding sequence ATGAAAAAAATATTATTAGCGGGTGCTGTTGCACTTTTTGGTTTATCAAACGCTCAAATTGCTAAAGGAACTACATATTTATCAGGATCTGTTGGTTATTCCCAGGAAGAAACTAACAATGGTAACCTTAAAACAGAAAACTTCAACGTATTACCTACAGTTGGATATTTTGTTAACACAAACTTAGCAATTGGTTTAGGGATCGGTTACCAAACTGAAAAAACTACATCTACTACTACAACATCTATCCTTAATACAACAACTGTAAGCGAGGATATTACTAAGAAGCCAGCTTTCGTTGTTGCTCCTTTCGTAAGAAAATACTGGACTTTATCTGATAAATTATTTATTTTCGGACAATTAGCAGTACCAATGGAGTTTGGGAAAACTAAAATTGAAAATAGCTCAGTATCAACTTCTGGAACGACTACAGTTTCTAACTCTACTTCTACTGAAGCTAAATACACTCAAATTGGTGTTACTGTGAAGCCAGGTTTAGATTATTTCTTAAACAAAAACTGGTCTATCGAAGCTACTATCGGTGAGTTTGGTTACAACAACTACAAGCCAAAAGATGGTGATGCTACAAACAACTATAACTTCGGTCTGAATTTATCTTCTGTGACTTTCGGAGTTAAATATGTATTTGCAAAATAA
- a CDS encoding porin family protein, with protein sequence MKKLLLVGAFALLGGALQAQEGFKIGGHIGVPVADASDVASFTLGVDAAYMWNIAKGLDLGVTTGYSHFFGKDHFDDFGFVPVAVSGKYRFSGAPIFVGLDLGYGISTKDGMDGGFYAQPKFGYQMSKGELYIGYQSISNKRDLPGWGSHTWNVGAVNLGYNFFIK encoded by the coding sequence ATGAAAAAGCTATTATTAGTAGGTGCTTTTGCACTATTAGGAGGTGCTCTTCAGGCACAGGAAGGTTTTAAAATTGGAGGACATATTGGTGTTCCTGTGGCTGACGCAAGTGATGTAGCTTCGTTTACATTAGGAGTAGATGCTGCTTATATGTGGAATATTGCTAAAGGTCTTGACCTTGGGGTAACCACAGGGTATTCTCATTTCTTCGGAAAAGATCATTTTGATGATTTCGGGTTTGTTCCTGTAGCTGTTTCCGGTAAATACAGATTCTCCGGAGCACCTATCTTTGTAGGATTGGACTTGGGATATGGTATCTCTACAAAAGACGGAATGGATGGTGGTTTCTATGCACAACCAAAATTTGGATACCAGATGTCAAAAGGAGAGTTGTATATAGGATACCAATCTATAAGCAACAAGCGTGATCTTCCGGGGTGGGGGAGTCATACCTGGAACGTTGGAGCTGTTAATTTAGGATATAACTTCTTCATTAAATAA
- a CDS encoding porin family protein, producing the protein MKKLILVAAVAVMGINANAQEFKFGPKAGYSLSMLKATGEGTTYKFDAKSTFYAGVMAEYKFNDKLAVQGEVLYSPIGGKQEETVSYSIMGATVTGTEKSDWKIGTVQIPVSAKYYATENLAFAAGLNVGIITSAKIKVTADITGTAGGQTTSDSTTETEDVKDHMNKLNLAPFVGAEYTLENGLFFDARYNLGVSNLMKKQDGENGTLKNSFVQIGVGFKFGGN; encoded by the coding sequence ATGAAAAAACTTATACTTGTTGCAGCAGTCGCTGTTATGGGAATTAACGCAAACGCTCAGGAATTTAAATTTGGACCTAAAGCAGGTTACTCTTTATCAATGCTTAAAGCAACTGGCGAAGGAACTACTTACAAGTTTGATGCAAAATCTACTTTCTATGCTGGTGTAATGGCTGAATATAAATTCAACGATAAGCTTGCAGTACAGGGAGAGGTATTGTATTCTCCAATAGGTGGGAAACAAGAAGAGACTGTTTCTTACAGCATAATGGGAGCTACTGTTACAGGTACTGAAAAGTCAGACTGGAAAATAGGAACTGTACAGATTCCTGTGAGTGCTAAATATTATGCTACAGAAAACTTGGCATTTGCAGCAGGACTTAATGTGGGAATTATTACTTCGGCAAAAATAAAAGTGACAGCTGATATTACAGGAACAGCAGGCGGTCAAACTACTTCTGATTCTACCACTGAAACAGAAGATGTTAAAGATCACATGAATAAATTAAATTTAGCTCCATTTGTAGGTGCTGAATATACTCTTGAAAATGGATTGTTCTTTGACGCAAGGTATAACTTAGGAGTTTCTAACCTGATGAAAAAACAAGATGGTGAAAATGGAACCCTGAAAAATAGCTTCGTTCAGATAGGTGTTGGTTTCAAATTCGGAGGAAACTAA
- a CDS encoding PhoH family protein: MFELTYDLEDLDKKIFYGVNNQYFNLLKSSFPTIKITGRDHFIFAIGNQEALDILKIKLDDIVKFISKNNSIELKDVENILNIKDENEKHLIFDQDIIVKGVNGKIIKAKTTNLKKLVKETEKKDMVFAIGPAGTGKTYTSVALAARALRDKEVKRIVLTRPAVEAGESLGFLPGDLKEKLDPYLQPLYDALRDMIPHEKLEGFMEKKVIEVAPLAFMRGRTLDDAFVILDEAQNTTHAQMKMFLTRMGMNAKFIITGDPSQVDLPKNQQSGLKEAMRILNGVNEIGFVHLTEEDVVRHPVVRKIILAYNDEEKRLRND; this comes from the coding sequence ATGTTTGAATTAACGTATGATTTGGAAGATCTCGATAAAAAAATCTTCTATGGAGTTAATAACCAATATTTCAACCTACTAAAATCAAGCTTTCCAACCATTAAAATTACAGGAAGAGACCATTTTATCTTTGCCATTGGGAATCAGGAAGCTTTAGATATATTGAAAATAAAATTGGATGATATCGTAAAATTCATCTCTAAAAATAATTCAATAGAGCTCAAAGACGTCGAAAATATCCTGAATATTAAAGATGAAAATGAGAAACATCTGATCTTTGACCAGGATATTATTGTAAAAGGGGTAAACGGTAAGATAATTAAAGCTAAGACCACTAATCTTAAAAAACTGGTTAAGGAAACAGAGAAAAAAGATATGGTTTTTGCCATTGGCCCTGCAGGAACTGGAAAAACGTATACCAGTGTTGCTTTGGCAGCAAGAGCTTTGAGGGATAAAGAAGTAAAAAGAATTGTGCTTACAAGACCTGCTGTAGAGGCAGGGGAGAGCCTAGGGTTTTTACCGGGAGATCTTAAAGAAAAGCTGGATCCGTATTTGCAGCCACTATATGATGCACTTCGTGATATGATTCCTCATGAAAAGCTGGAAGGCTTTATGGAGAAAAAGGTAATTGAAGTAGCCCCATTGGCATTTATGAGAGGGCGTACTCTGGATGATGCCTTCGTTATCCTTGATGAAGCACAGAATACTACGCATGCTCAGATGAAAATGTTCCTTACGAGAATGGGGATGAATGCGAAGTTTATCATTACAGGAGATCCTAGCCAGGTTGATTTACCAAAAAACCAGCAATCCGGGCTGAAGGAAGCGATGAGAATTTTAAACGGAGTGAATGAAATCGGTTTTGTACACCTTACAGAAGAAGATGTTGTGAGACATCCTGTGGTAAGAAAAATTATTCTGGCTTATAATGATGAAGAAAAGAGGCTGAGAAATGATTGA
- a CDS encoding S-adenosyl-l-methionine hydroxide adenosyltransferase family protein has protein sequence MSIITLTSDFGNLDYRVAAVKGKILSLNPEVNIIDITHDIQAFNLIQTSYIVRNAYKYFPKGSIHILSVDSFYHKSRKNILYKADDSYFLAADNGLLSLIFFDIKPEAIYELTLNNRFDDIINFTSTDIFVPAAVHLANGGLPEVIGRKIDTAKELMFPKPVHNESEGMIIGEVTYIDNFGNIISNINKDFFENISKGYNAFTIKFRNLSLSRIFSSHTEVVSDWERETEFHGQSAAIFNDSQFLELSIYKGSKKNGAKSLFGLNVGENIYIEFS, from the coding sequence ATGTCAATTATTACCCTTACTTCGGATTTCGGAAATTTAGATTACAGAGTTGCCGCTGTGAAAGGCAAAATTCTGTCTCTAAATCCTGAGGTTAATATTATTGATATAACCCACGATATCCAGGCATTCAACCTTATACAAACTTCATATATTGTAAGAAATGCTTACAAATATTTTCCAAAAGGAAGTATTCATATCCTTTCGGTAGACAGTTTTTACCACAAATCAAGAAAAAATATCCTTTATAAAGCTGATGATTCCTACTTTTTGGCGGCGGACAATGGTCTTTTAAGTCTGATATTTTTTGATATTAAACCCGAAGCGATCTATGAGCTTACCCTCAATAACCGCTTTGATGATATTATCAATTTTACTTCTACAGACATTTTTGTTCCTGCAGCAGTGCATCTTGCCAATGGCGGACTTCCTGAAGTGATAGGACGAAAAATAGATACTGCGAAGGAACTGATGTTTCCCAAACCGGTACACAATGAATCTGAGGGAATGATCATTGGAGAAGTCACTTATATTGATAATTTCGGAAATATAATATCAAATATCAACAAAGATTTTTTTGAAAATATCAGCAAAGGATACAATGCCTTTACTATAAAATTCAGAAACCTCAGTCTTTCCCGTATATTTTCCAGCCATACGGAAGTGGTTTCGGACTGGGAAAGAGAAACGGAATTTCATGGGCAGTCTGCGGCAATCTTCAATGATAGTCAGTTCCTGGAGCTTTCTATCTATAAAGGGAGCAAAAAAAACGGGGCTAAAAGCCTGTTTGGATTGAATGTAGGCGAAAATATTTACATTGAATTCAGCTAA